In Rutidosis leptorrhynchoides isolate AG116_Rl617_1_P2 unplaced genomic scaffold, CSIRO_AGI_Rlap_v1 contig523, whole genome shotgun sequence, the sequence TGTTGAGGGAGCATTCTACACTGCAACTTTGTCAGAGACAACAAAACTATGGCATATGAGGCTTGGTCATTCAAACTTAGACAACATAATTGCAATGCAGAGAAAGGAAGTGGTGAAAGGATTGCCAAAGCTGTGTGCAAAATTGAAATATGTGTGTGAGCCCTGTGCTAAGAGTAAGAGTCACAGGTCAAGTTTCCCTTCAAGTCAGTGGAAAACAACTGAGAAGCTGCAATTGGTGCACACTGATGTTTGTGGGCCTATAGAAGTACAGTCAATGAAATCGTGTGGGAGAATACCACTTTTAGTTTTCACTTTACTGTTAATGGTTTCTGGTTTACCAAAAAATCCAGGCTGTAATTTGCTTTACTTTTTCAATTAGAGACGTCGAGCGTGTTCGACTCTATATATAGGATCTTTCTGTTATTTGGAAAACAAGTTAGATGAGCGATCAATACAAGATATTAGAAATCAGAAATTGAAATCACCATTTTTCTTCTTTTTACAGTTTCAAAAGCTTGGTTGCATTGGTGAGAGAAACCATAGATTTTCAGTAACTCAAATTAGTTTTCTAGAACCCAAACAATTTAGATACCAACGTTAAGCCTTATAGTTAAGTTTAGCATCAAATCGTTTCACAAATGGATATGATTACAATTCTGTTTTAGTGTTTAGTTTTCTTAATCTTCGTCTTCTTCATTTCGTTTTCTGGGTTGTGTTAGCTTCAACTCCAGTTCTTGTGTTGCTCTTCCTGTGCGCACAGCTTTATTCTAGTTTTTGTTTCTTCTCTTCCTGTTCTAACGGTTTCAGGAAGATTCCAACAATGTGAAGCCATCATAAAGACAATACAGAATTTGAGTGATGTTGAAATCAACTCTAACTTTGAGGCTTCATACCTCATGAACCAAGCCGAATTAGGTAAAGGTTATAAGTGATAAAATGAAGATATGTAAGTTAGGAGTCGATTGAAAGTGATTTGAGTATTTTTGAACTTATTTTGTATTTGATATGGATTTTTGACTAAAACTGGACAGTGAGAGGCAGTAGTGAAAACAGGATTCACTACTGCATGTTTGATGATTTTTTACTCATTCCATGGATGAAATTTGAGGTTACCATGAACATGAAAGTTGAATATTGATGTGTCTAGTTTATAGAAAAAATTATAGAGAATCAAAAACAAGTCGATATACCTCAAAAAATGATGATTTCCAGAAACTCACCGGACTGGTTCAGCTCAGTAGAAGATGCTGGACAAATGAGTGAATTGTGAAGAGATGAGAGATCCTATGGATCTGATTTTTGGATATGTTGTAGGAGACTCATAGATAAAACAAAATCAATTTGAATCACCAAAGTTGATGAAGTGATGAATTAGTTATGAATTTTTGAAATTCGGATTTGAGTTTGAGTGGGTTGAAATCATTAACAAGAAAAATTCTCTCTTGTGGCTCTAGATACCATGTTGAAATTTAGAGATGGAAGAAAATAATTGAGAGAAAGATAGCTTTTTAATGATTTCAACTTATTTTTACATTGCTTTCTTGTTCTATTTATAATACAATTTGTAGAACTAATGAAAATTTAAAAGGGAATTAGTACAAAAATTGTTTAGTCTAAACCCATGCTTCCACCATGTGATTGTAATCAAACCATGCTTAGAATGACTTGAGTTGTTGAAGATGTATTTGTGGAAGCATAATCTAATCATGCCCATGCTTGTGTAAGAATAAGATGCCTTTAACTTGCAGGAGAAGCAACAGCTGAAGAAGAAGAAAACTGTGACTTGTGCTGCAAGTCATCTCTGCTGTGCAAGTTGAGTTGCTGTGCTAAATTGGGCTGAGCGGAAGGAGATGAAGCCCAGCAAGAAACACTAAGCCCAGCAACACGAAACCCAAAATTTCAACAGGATTCAGCTTCTTGATTGCTTGGAGGATTTGTTTAACAAATCCTTTCACGTACTTATGCAAATGTGTTATGCTATATTGAAACTTAAACTCTCTACGTTTCTTAGTTTCAGATTCTCCTTTGTCACTAGAATCGGCATAATTGGTTCTGATATCAAACTAAGTATAATCTGGATTCCGAGTGAATCGAACTCCTCCATTAAGAGTATCATGCTTGCTTAAAGCTCCGGCAGAGGATGTCGATCGTCGGTTCATCCCGTGATTCGTAGTTTTTTCGGAGCGCCTTCCGACCTGGAAGCTAGAATTCTGATCAAATAATGGGTATTGGAAAGTATGCTCCATTCCAAGATCAATTATGTGTATTATTGAGTCATTCCCTTGTCGAGCTTGAATTATAGCTTCATTTGCTGTCAAGTATCCGAATTTgaaataagttgtttgatgtaggATTTGAAATGCATCATTCTTCTGCTCCATTGAAACTGATAAGACATCAGTACTTTTATTTCCATTCTGCAGAATTGATAGTCTGGATTTGAGTCCTGTCGCGAAACAATAAGATACTCAGCAATATGAAACTCGATGCAACGAGTCGCCCAAAGGAGCTGCTGAAGTCCAAATCTGACTCAGCATTGACTCGGCTTGCTGGAAATCGTGGTAGGCAACATCTTCTGCACAAGCCAACAATAAATGTGAAGGGTATACTGACTGTAACAACAGGTTAAAACAGCTGTGCTAACAGCGACACGTTAACACAGTAAAGTAAAACacagtgcataaagtaaataacacacGATATGTTTACGCAGTTTGGTTTCCCTACATCTGCGGGGCTTAGCCCAGAGGTAAAACGGTATTCCACTATTCTTGTAACAACAGGACAGTACACGGGTTACAACTCGCTCGTCTATAACCTACTTCCTATTTTACTAAGTGTACTCTTCGCTCAACCTCACACAGCCTAGACAAGCACAGTCTAGGACTTACACAATATGCCTTACCAAAACGGGTAAGGACTTCTTGCAACCCTTTTTCAGATTGCAAGTGCCACTAAGATAATGCACTGAAAAGACAACTCTCTAAAGTTTGAATGTGCTCTTTTTAATCGCAAACAAGAAGGTGAAAAGTGTCTCCCGGTTTGACACTTCGTCTTCCTTTTATACTGCTGCAAACCGTGAAGAATTAAATCAGGATCTTCCTATTTAATTCGGCAATCACCTTGATACAAAATCCCTACTGAATTAGAGATTGATACTCTGTAGAATCCTTTTGCCAGTTGACTTTCCTTTGATTGACACTTTCCTTTTCCAACAAGGAAACTAAGTATCAAATCAAATCACCACCATATCCGGATTGAATCAACCAGGATTCAACAGTTACTAGTTTCCCAAACTGACTTGTACTGTAGAATCAAATCATATCTTCTGAAGTAAATGAGGTTTGACGAAAATTGCCAACTCATAGAAACTGCCGCAGACCTGTGTAAGCACAATTCTAGACACAGGTTAGTAACACAGGCAGTTTGCagcaacaatctccccctttggcATTTTTGGCAAAAACCTCCGTGATCCTCCATACAACCTTCAATAGCTTAACTCCCCCTGCGAGTAAGCATGCACAGCGGAAACACCAAGAGACGAAAGTAACAAGTCTCTAGAAACTAGTAAAAGTGCAAAATAGTCGACTTGTGCTAACACACCGCATGAGACACAGGATCGACTTGCACATCTAACGTGTGCCTCTCAAATGATGTAGAGAACGGTCATATATatatctccccctttttgtcaagaAATTGCCAAAGATATGTGAATAAGACCGATCATCATAGAAGCAATAAAGTCAGGCAAACGTTATTACAGACCCAAAAAAAAAATTGTCTGTCATAGAAACCGGTGTTCACAGCATGCCAGACACACCAGAAGAGACTCCCCTTGAGTCTTAGCGACGAGCCACCTGAGCCTCCAACATCCTCCGATGTTTCTGAAGGCGATATTCCTCCTTCCTCAGGAACTTGATCGTTGCCTGTGCAACGGCTAATGCTTCAGGAGTAAGGGGCTCGGCTGCATCCATCGGAGCTGCTTGATCTTCATCGTCGTTTCCAGCAACATCGTCAACCCTGTCTCCCTGAGTTAGCTTAGAAGACAGCCTGAAGCTCTCCGGTTGGGTGAACTCTTCATCTTCTGCAACCTCAAGTCCTTGGTTGACCAGCAGCGAGAAGATGGTGGCAGGATAGACATAGTTGCCAAATTTTTGAGTTTGGCCAGCAAACACCACAATCCGCTCATAGGCCAATTTGTCAAAATCGAAAGCAATCCTGGTGCCTACTTTGAACAACAACAACCCCAGTTTCTGACTTACCGTGTTGGTATGCATGCACGACATCTAGTTGGCTTTGGCCACTTTGTGGAGCGCAGAGTAGAAGGCAGTCAACTCGGATGGCTTGAGGATAGAGTTACCTGCATTCCAGGTGTGCTTTCGACCCCCTGTGAGCTCAACAGCGATGAGATCATAATTCTCAGGGCAGTCTTCCTCAGGATTCCAGCAATGGAGCACTTCAGCCAGCAGAGAGGGAGTAAGAGAATATAGTTTACCTCTTACATATACCTTCTGAAAGTGAGGAGAGTCAGGCTGGTCCACCTCCTTAGGCATGTTGCAGTAGAACTCATGAACTACTTTCTCAACATACTGAGAATTTCGAGTGGCACTCACCCACAACTGTTCCTCAACAAGGAGTTCTCGCAGATTGAACTCCGCGGCCTGGTCGTTCTCAAGGACCCTCTCAGCAATGAATTTCTTACTGCAGGCATATGGCCAGTGATCTCTTGCAGCAGAATTGACGAAGGAACTCACAAACACTGGTTCTTCTGCCTCCTGTATCCTCGATGAAGAACCGGATACTTGCTTGGACGATTGTCtggacttcttcttcttcttcttcttagatTCCCTTTCTCCTGTGACCACAGAAATGTCAGCAGCAGATCTTGTCATAGGACGTTTCCTTTTCACACTCCTCCTAGTGCGAACAGGAGATTCTGTTGTAGATTCAGGCACTGTGGCCACACGTTCTTCTTCAGCAACACGAGAGTCAGTTGGGATCTCCCCCTCAGCTTCTGCCTGATTCGTGACAGGCTCCCCCTCAGATGGAGTAGCTTCCTCAGTCGTCTTCTCCTCACAGCGAGGGATTTCAGTTTCGACACCATCCTCAGTGGTAGCAGGATGTGTAGGCACACCATCATCAGGATGACCCTCAACATTGATCGGGTTCTCAGTAGTCTCCTTAGAGATAAAACCCTCTGAGTGAACAGGCATAGAATTCCCAGACAGATCATGGTCTTCCGACCTTTTGGATTCCTCTAACTCAGTAATACCAGTAATTACAGATCTCCTACCGGAAGAGGGATGAGATTTACTCATTGGAAATAGGGATGAACGATGATGGCGATTTCTGGATTCTTCACTACCATGTCGCCTTCACTGTTGTCGTCGGAGTAGTAGTGTGAAACATCCTCAGTCATCCAGTTAAAAAGGAACATCCTACGTGGCGGTGAGGGTGAGGAATCTGACGACGAGAGCACAATTGGACGTGATGATGATGACTGTGCCCTTGTCATTCTGGGAGGAAGGCGAGCCGAGCGTCGGACACCTTGTTGTCTGCCGCCCCTGGTTCTTGCCATTATTGTCGAGAAGAAAATTAGGGTTAGGGAGATTTCGAGAAGAAGAAGGGATTTTGGGCAGAGTACAATAGGGAAGTTGCAGAGATTATGTTTTGCTTTAACTCTGTAACTTTCCAATTTTGTGAAATACAAATTTGCGTGGGAAGATCTTCTGCTACGCAAGACAGACAACACAGCCTTCATGGGCTGATTATACTGACAGGCCCAATTTCCTTCATGCAACTCCCTTTAAAGAACCATCAGGCCCAGTTTTTCTTTGTTTAGTCCTTGGCCCATTCCTTTCTTTCTCTTGCTCCCGATGAGCTTTAACAAGAAGCCCAGCAAAAAACCTTTCTTCCTGTAGAGCACAATACactctacaaatatatatatattttttattttatgtaaGGAAAAATATAAGATGGTATTTACAACGAGGAAACACTTATCTTAACTTTCGCGACATGGTGCCAAGTCCAAGagctcctctcaagaactcaaagcgAGTTGCATCTAGACTTTTtgtgaaaatatctgccaattgctTTTCTGTTGAGACATACTCCACGGTCACTTTCTTTCCTTCTACGAGTTCTCTTATAAAGTGATGACGAACTTGGATGTGTTTCGTTTTAGAGTGTTGCACAGAATTCTTTGAAATGcttattgcactggtgttgtcacagtagattgtcaACACACCTTGCTCCAAGCCATATTCTTTCATCATTTGCTTCATCCACAGTAATTGAGCACAACAGCTGCTGGCTGAAATGTATTCTGCTTCTGCCGTGGATAGAGACACAGAGTTCTGTTTCTTGCTAAACCAAGACACTAGATTGCTTCCTAAGTAGAAACAACCCCCTGATGTGCTTCTCCGGTCATCCACACACCCTGCCATATCAGCATCACTATAACAGGCTAACACTATATTTGTATCTTTTGAATACCCAAGCCCCAAACCTGTGGTTCCAGAAACATATCGCACGATTCTTTTTACTGCTTTAACATGTGATTCTTTGGGATTGGTTTGGTACCGAGCACAAATGCCTACACTGTGACTCAAGTCAGGTCTGCTAGCACACAGGTATAACAAACTTCCAATCATGCTTCTATAAAGTGTTGGATCGGCATCTTCCCCTTCAATGTCCTTGGATAAATGTTCATTTGTTCCCATAGGTGTTCTCATGGGTTTTGAAGACTCTAACCCAAATTTCTTTACCAGATTTTTGGCATATTTTTCTTGAGTGATGGAAGTGCCTTCTTTGCCTTGCTTGATCTGAAAACCCAAGAAGTAGTTTAGCTCACCTACCATGCTCATCTCGAATTCACTTGTCATACTGTGCACGAACTATTTCCTTTCCTTTTCACTGGTTGAACCAAAaatgatatcatcaacatatatcTGGGCTATGGTTAGATCTCTCTCTGTAGTTTTGAGGAATAGTGTTTTATCAACTCCTCCTCTTCGATAGCCCTGTTGGCACAGGTATACCGATAATCGTTCATACCACGCTCGTGGggcctgtttgagaccatatagCGCCTTGGTCAGTTTGTACACATGATCTGGGTAGGCCAGATCTGTAAAGCCCTTTGGCTGCTCAATATAGACTTCTTCATTCAAGTACCCGTTAAGAAAAGCACTCTTAACGTCCATCTGATATAGAGTAATGTTTCCATATGCAGCCACAGCAATCAACAGCCTAATGGATTCAAGTCGTGCAACAGGAGCAAAGGTTTCATCAAAATCTATACCTTCTACCTGTGTATAGCCTtgagcaacaagtctagctttgtttCGTGTGATGTTGCCCTGTTCGTCAGATTTATTTTTGAATATCCATTTTGTGCCAATTATGTTGCCTTGCTCTGGTCTAGGAACCAATTCCCATACCTTGTTTCGTTCAAGTTGGTGAAGTTCATCCTGCATAGCAAGAATCCAGTGTTCATCACTCAGAGCCTCTTCAACCTTTTTTGGTTCAATTTTGGACGTATAGGCAACATAGTTTATCATGTCTCTATAGTTCTTCCTTGGTACTCCCCGAGTTCTTCTTTCTGAAATGTCTCCGATGATATCTTCAGCAGAGTGATTCTTCTGAATACGAATGGAGGGGTAAACATTTTGGTTAGCGACAGCAGGCATATTCTTTTGTGTGTTCCCGGTGTCCGTGCTCACAGGTAATGCCTCTACACTAGGTGTGTTTTCATTACTATTAACACCTTCAGATTCCAACGCTCCCACACTAGGTGTGTTATCGTCAGTCCGAAGCTGACAGGTTCCAGGTTCACAATCCTCGTCATATTCTTTGTTAGCCTGCTTGTCATCAAACACAACATTGATTGATTCAGTAATAGTATTAGTTCTTTCAATGTAAATTCTATAAGCTCTACTATTTACTGAATAACCAACAAATACTCCCCTTTCACTTTTGGAGTCAAGCTTTCTTCGTGCTTCTCTATCTTTTAACACATAACATGGGCTGCCGAATTCATGGAAATAGTTGACTATTGGCTTCTTTTGTTTCCAGATCTCATAAGGAGTTTTGTTGATGTGTGGTCGTAGGTGTACTCTATTAATGATGTAGCAAGCTGTTGACATAGCTTCTCCCCATAACTTGTAGCTGAGTTTCCTAGCATGGATCATGGTACGGGCCATTTCTGTAATGGATCGATTTTTCCTCTCAACCACTCCATTCTACTGAGGCGTAATAGGTGCTGAAAACTCATGTGAAATGCCATTGTGCTCACAGAATGCAGTGACCACAGCATTCTCAAATTCCTTTCCATGATCACTCCTGATTCTAGTGATAGTTCCAGTTGTGGTGCGTCTGTCATTGTTCAGTTTAGTGCACAGTTTTATGATGATATTGGGAGCGTCTGACTTCTCCTTAAGAAAGTCCACCCATGTATACCTGGAAAAATCATCAACACATACGAACACATAAGACTTACCACCAAGGCTTGGAGTTTGCATAGGCCCCATCAGGTCAATATGAAGAAGTTGTAGAGGCCTTTCTATAGTGATGAAAGGAACTTTGGAATACGCTTTGATGAGGATCTGTACATAAGGCTTTTCAAATCCTTTTTCTGGACCCAGACCTTCGGTTGAGAGTGGTTAACAACATCAATCTTTTTCCTAGGAGATTTGTTTGGAAGAGTGGAGATAAGACGTCGAATATCATTCTGTCGTTTATAGCACCATGGTCTGATGTGTCCGGGTTTGTCACAGTAATGACATATGATTCTGTGCTTCGTTACTCTATTCCCGTGTCCTGAGTTGTTTCCTCTTCCTGTCTTCGAGGCTTTGTGTCCAATCCCAAAGACATTATTTTTTGGAGATACATGAGTCAAAATCTCATCAAGTTTTCCTTTTCCCTTGTTGAATTTATCAATGGCACGATTTGCTTCTTCAACTTTCTTTTCGGACTCTGCCAGATCCGACTTCAATTGATTGATCACAGCTTCGTATTTCTCTGTTATTCTGTCAAAATCTTGTCGTTCTTCCGTTAATTGCTTTACTTCATCAGAAAGAAGATGATTGATTCGAAGAGATTCGCTCATCCTTTCAAGAAGATTATTGAACGCAGTATGTATGTCTTCATCTTCATCACTGTTGAGTCATCTTCTGTTTCCAGGACATCTTGTGAGTTACCTGTGTTAGCAGGTCCTGTGTGCACCGATTAAGAAACTGTGTTTACAGATGTATGAGCTGTGAAAGCTTTATGGACCGGGTACTCGATTTCACTTCCACTGTCACTTGTCTCAGACACATCTTCAGATGACTCCTCGTCACTCCATGTAGAGATAAACGACTTCTTCTGTTTCTCGAGAGTGTTTGCACATTTTGCAGCAATATGGCCGAAACCCTGACGCTCATGGCATTGAATCTTCTCTTTCTTGAGTCTGGCTCTTCCTTCACTTGTTTCGCCCTGTTTGAATCTCTGGCTGCTTCCTCCTAGCTCAGTTTTTGATTGGAAGGTTCGATTATTCTTCTGAATGTTGGGAGAAGAATAATCTTTGAACTTTGTCTTGTTAAACTTCCTGTACATTCTTCCCATGTTCTTAGTTAAGAGAGCCAGCTGATCGCGGATGGACTGTTCTTCCTCTGTGCGCACAGGTAGAACTTCCACTCTAGATTTGAAGGCAACAGATTTCGGTTTGAGCTTGTCCCTGTTCCGCATGGCTAATGTCATTTCATGAGTTCTGAGTTTTCCCATGAGATCGTCAAGGCGCAAATTTTCAAACTCAGTGGATTCATTAATTGCGTCCATCTTCGAGCTAAACTTTTCTGGTAGAGAAATCAGCACTTTTCTCACGAGTTTAGACTCCGGGATTACCTCGCCAAGTGCAGTAGATTCATTGGCAATATATCGAAGATTCTTTTCAAAATCAGCAATTGTTTCATCATCTTTCATAGTAAGAGATTCAAACCTGGT encodes:
- the LOC139884245 gene encoding uncharacterized mitochondrial protein AtMg00810-like is translated as MTSEFEMSMVGELNYFLGFQIKQGKEGTSITQEKYAKNLVKKFGLESSKPMRTPMGTNEHLSKDIEGEDADPTLYRSMIGSLLYLCASRPDLSHSVGICARYQTNPKESHVKAVKRIVRYVSGTTGLGLGYSKDTNIVLACYSDADMAGCVDDRRSTSGGCFYLGSNLVSWFSKKQNSVSLSTAEAEYISASSCCAQLLWMKQMMKEYGLEQGVLTIYCDNTSAISISKNSVQHSKTKHIQVRHHFIRELVEGKKVTVEYVSTEKQLADIFTKSLDATRFEFLRGALGLGTMSRKVYCALQEERFFAGLLVKAHREQEKERNGPRTKQRKTGPDGSLKGVA